DNA sequence from the Chryseobacterium indicum genome:
GGAATATGGCATGAAAATCAGAATGATAGAAACCAATTTCGTTGGCGTAGGAATAGATACGCCGGAAGACCTTGAAAAAGCAAGAAGATTAATTTAAAAACGTGATGTAATTCACATTTTCAAATTGTTTCATTTTCAAATTTTCAAATTAAAAAAGCCTTATATTTGAATTGATAAAATAAAATTAATGAAGAAGTTACTTTTAGTATTCGTCCTGATCATTTCACCATCCTTTTTTGCGCAGACCGCCAAAGAAATTATTGATAAAAACATTGAATTATCCGGAGGATTAACCAATTGGAAACTATTAAATTCAGTATTGCTGCAGGGAAGAGTTATCCTGGGAATTAAGGATGAATATCCGATTAAAATTTATCAGCAGCGTCCGAATCTTACCAAAACCGTCATCACCATTAGCGGAAAAGATACAGCTATTGAAGGCTACGACGGATCAAAAGGATATGCCATGAATTATGCGACCAACAAAGTTCAGGAATATGCAGGATATGTCGCAGAAAGCTTTGATAATGATTTCATAGACTGGGAAAATAAAGGTTTTGAGGCGAAATATTTAGGCAAAGAAGTTGTGGGAAATATTTACTGTCATAAAGTGGAATTAACGAAAAATGTTAACAAAAACATCTATTATTTCGATACCAAAAATTATATGTTGCTGAAAGAAGTAAAAAAAGATGAAACTTTATCGTATTCAGATTATAAAAAAGTCGGAAATTTATCCATGCCTTTCAGAATAGAATCTTCCAGTGCAAAAAAAGACGGAGATTATGTAATGCTCATCAACAGGATTGATATTAATAAGGTATTTCCTGCCAATACATTTAAATTTTAAATCAGACAATAAAATTTAGTTATGAAAAAGTTATTTTTAATGTTCTTGTCAGTTGTTGCATTTTTCAACAGCTGCGCTCAGAAAAAAAGTGAAGAATCTAAAGCCAAAACCAAAGAACTTATGGGAAAATCAATATACGACTTTAAGGTTGATGCCTTGGAAGAAGGAAAGCAGATCAACTTTGCAGATTTTAAAGGAAAGAAAATCCTTATTGTAAATACGGCTTCAGAATGTGGATTTACTCCTCAATATGCTGATCTTGAAAAAGTTGCTGAAGAGTTTAAAGGCAAATTGGTGGTGGTAGGATTTCCTGCCAACAATTTCGGAGGTCAGGAGCCGGGAAGCAATAAAGAAATCGGAGCTTTCTGCCAGAAAAATTACGGAGTAACATTCCCAATGGCTGCCAAAGTTTCAGTAAAAGGAAGCGACACTGCTCCAATCTTCCAATATTTAACTGAAAAAGATTTAAACGGAGTAAAAAACACCACCATCCTTTGGAATTTCACCAAGTTTCTGATAGATGAAAACGGAAAACTAATCGATTCCTTCGTAAGTACGACAAAACCAACAGACGAAGCGATTACCAAATATTTGAAATAACTAAATTATTGAATGGATTTTCTGGATCGGTTTGAAGCCTGTATCATGAGCGGAGCCATTGGCGATGCATGGGGAAGCAGTTATGAAAATGAAGTTAAAACCGATGATTCGCAGATTTACTATTTAGGAAAAAGGAATATCAGGCGAAGAGTTTGGAGTATTACAGATGATACTCAGATGACTTTAGCAACTTGTGAAGTTTTAACTGAAGGTAAATTTAAACCTGAAAATCTTATCAATAAGTTTACACAATATTACAGAAGCGGCAATTTAACAGGAATTGGAGCTTCTACACTTAAGGCAATTTTAGATACCGAAGCCGGAATTCACTGGAGTCAGGCCGGAAGAATCGGAGAATATGCCGCAGGAAACGGAGGAGCGATGAGAATTGCTCCTTTCGCTTTTTTTCAGGATGTAACGAGATCAGATATCTACGAAGCCTGTAAGGTAACGCATAGAAATGATGAAGCTTTTGCCGGAGCTTTGGCTGTCTTTCTTTCCATAAAAGCAATTCTGAATTCCGAATGGAATGGAAAAAATAATCTTTTTGACATTATTATTCCTGAAATTCCTGATACGAACGTAAGAGACAGATTAATTGAAATCAATTCCCAAGGAAATCAATGCTCAATTTCAGAAATATCCAAATTGGGAAATAATGGATATGTAGTCAATTCTGTTCCTTTTGCAATTTTTTGCGCCACTAAAATTCTGGATTTAGGACTGGAAAAAATGTTTCAGGAAATTATTGATTGCGGAGGAGATACAGATACCAACGCTTCAATTGCCGGACAGATTACAGGGACATTAATCGGAACCAAAAATATTCCTGAAGAATTAATTTTAAAACTGAAAAATTTACAGGATTATAATTGGATTAAAAAAATTATTGAGACAACAAAACAGAAAATAGGTTAAAATTTTAATCATTGCTCTTCTCCGCAAAACAGAAAATATTCCCCAGTTTTATACTTGAATAGCCATTGCTTTTAATCTTGGAAGAATTAATCATTGCTTTTGCTAAAACATCTGTCGGTAAAGGTTTCTGACTTTCTAAAAGTCCTAATTTATTGGCAAATTTAATGATACGGCTTCCCAAAACTTCTCCTGTTCTGTCAGAATCTTTTCTTTCCAGCATTCCGGGTTTGAAAATGGTTATTTTATTGAAATGGAGCTGTTTTACAGCATCTTCCAGTTCACCTTTCATTTTAGAATAGAAAATTTTAGATTGGGGATTCGCTCCGTAAGCAGAAACCAGAATATAATCGTCAACATTATTTTCTTTGGCAGCTTTTGCAAATTCGTACTGATAATCAAAATCTACTTTTCTTTGTGCTTCCTTGCTTCCGGCTGCTTTTAAAGTTGTTCCGAGACAGGAAAATGCAACATCACCTTTTACTTCACTTTTCCACTCTTCAGGTTTTTCAAAATTAACGATATGCACCTTAAGTTTATCATTTTTAATTTCAAGAGATTTTCTCACAAAAACATTTACTTCTTCAAAATCTTTATCCTGAAGTAGCTGATTCACAAGGTCTTTTCCTGTAGCACCTGTTGCGCCGATAACTAAAGCTTTCATAAAGAATTTGATTTTAATTAATAATTAAAGAATTTCCCTACTAAATTTACAAAATTTTAATAATATTGAACTCTCAATTTTTAAACCAATTTAATGGACGCCAACGAAATTCTGGAATATTGCTTATCGAAAAAAGGAGTAACCGAAAGTTTTCCTTTTGATAATGAAACCCTTGTACTAAAAGTAGGAACGAAAGTATTTTTATTGATGGGTCTTGAAAGACAACCTCTCGGAATCAACGTAAAAACAGATCCGGAATGGAGCGCAGAACTTCGTGAGCAGCATCCTCAGATTACGGGCGCTTATCACATGAACAAAACCCATTGGAACTCTGTGGTTATCGACGGTTTAAAAAAAGATTTAATTCTGAAAATGATCGATCAGTCGTATGAATTGGTCTTTAAATCTTTGACGAAAAAAGTTAAAGAAGAAATTTTAAACAGTTAAAAATTAAACTCTTCCGTCAATCTTTTATCATCATCAAGTCTTTCAATTAATTTTTCAAGCCCTTCAAATTTAATTTCGTCGTGAAGAAAATCTCTGAATTTTACAGTAATTTCTTCATCATAAATATCACCTTCAAAATCAAGGATATAAACTTCCACAGTTAGTTTTTCGCCATTTACGGTTGGGTTGGTTCCAACGCTCAACATTCCTTTATGCTGTTGGTTTTTTACAAAAACTTCAACAATATAAGCTCCTTTTTTAGGCAAAAGTTTAATGGATTCCGTTTCGATATTGGCGGTAGGATAACCGATTGTTCTTCCGATCTTCTTCCCGTGAACAACCGTTCCGGAAACAGAGTAGGAGTATCCCAACATTTCATTGGCTTCTTTAATATTTCCTGCTGAAAGTGCATTGCGGATTTTCGTAGAGCTGATGTTATTCTCGTGAATATTAATGGCTTCCATCTGTTCAACTTCAAAATCCAATTCTTTTGAAAGTTTCTGAAGCAGTTCAAAATTGCCACTTTTATTTTTCCCGAATGAATGATCGTAACCGATAATCAGATATTTTACATTCAGTTTCTCAATTAAAATCTGGCGTACAAATTCTTCTCCGGTTAAATTTCTGAATTCCTCATCAAATTCCTTTAGAAATAAATTTTCGATGTTGTATTTTTCCATCAGAAATTTTTTTTCTTCCAACGTATTCAGAAGTTTAAGATTTTCATCAGGATTAAAAACAAATCTCGGATGCGGCCAGAAAGTAAGGACAGCAGTTTCCAGATCGTTCTGTGAACCTACGTTAATTAATTCATCAATAATACTTTTATGCCCAAGATGAACCCCGTCGAACATTCCTAAAGACAGCGCTAATGGCTTCTGAGTGGTATAATCTTTAAAATTTTTGAAAACTTTCAAACCGGAAAAATTTTGACTGCAAATATAGGAAATAATGTAACAATGTATCAATATAACAGTTTACCAATATTTAATCTCCGATTATTGTTATATTGCTAAACTGATAGATTCTTATACTTATAAAAAGATATGATAAAAATCTGTTTTTTACCAATTGCAGGTTTATGAAGAATCATTATATTTGCACCAAGAAAAAATTTAGCAATGGCAAACCAAATTAAAGGTAAAATTTCTCAAATTATTGGTCCGGTAATCGACGTTGTCTTCAGTGATGTGGAAGCAGTTCCAGCGATCTATGATGCGTTAGAAATTACAAAAGAAAACGGTGAAAAAGTAGTTTTAGAGGTAGAACAGCATATTGGCGAAGATACAGTAAGATGTATTGCAATGGATGCTACTGACGGTCTTAAAAGAGGGCGGGACGTAATCGGATACGGAAATCCTATTATGATGCCTATCGGTGAGGCTGTAAACGGAAGACTATTCAACGTTGTTGGTGATGCTATCGACGGACTTCAAAATATATCTAACGAAGGTGGTCTGCCAATTCACAGACCAGCTCCGAAATTTGATCAGCTTTCAACTTCTGCTGAAGTTTTATTTACAGGTATTAAAGTAATCGACCTTATCGAGCCTTACGCAAAAGGAGGTAAAATTGGTTTGTTCGGTGGTGCGGGTGTAGGTAAAACCGTATTGATTCAGGAGTTGATTAATAATATTGCAAAAGGACACGGAGGTCTTTCTGTTTTTGCCGGAGTAGGTGAAAGAACGAGAGAAGGAAATGACCTTTTGAGAGAGATGCTAGAATCCGGAATCATCAAGTATGGTGACGATTTCATGCACTCTATGGAAAACGGAGGTTGGGATCTTTCTAAAGTGGATTTAGAAGCAATGAAAGATTCTAAAGCAGCATTCGTTTTCGGACAGATGAACGAGCCACCTGGTGCAAGAGCGAGAGTAGCACTTTCCGGTCTTACATTAGCTGAGTACTACAGAGACGGTGGAGAAAGCGGACAGGGTAGAGACGTACTTTTCTTCGTAGACAATATCTTCCGTTTTACACAGGCTGGTTCTGAGGTATCTGCACTTTTAGGTCGTATGCCATCTGCAGTAGGTTACCAACCGACACTAGCTTCTGAGATGGGAGCGATGCAGGAAAGAATTACTTCTACTAAAAATGGTTCAATTACTTCGGTACAGGCGGTTTATGTACCTGCGGATGACTTAACTGACCCGGCTCCTGCAACTACGTTTGCTCACTTGGATGCTACAACGGTACTAGACAGAAAAATTGCTTCATTGGGTATTTATCCTGCGGTAGATCCATTGGCTTCTACTTCAAGAATCCTTGCTCCTGAAATTATCGGTGAAGAACATTATAACTGTGCACAGAGAGTAAAAGAAATTCTTCAGAGATACAAAGCACTTCAGGATATCATTGCGATCCTTGGTATGGAAGAACTTTCAGAAGAAGATAAATCAGTTGTTTACCGTGCAAGAAAAGTTCAGAGATTCCTTTCTCAGCCTTTCCACGTAGCAGAGCAGTTTACAGGTATTCCAGGATCTTTGGTAGACATCAAAGATACCATTAAAGGATTTAATATGATCATCGATGGTGAACTGGATCACTTACCGGAAGCTGCTTTCAACCTGAAAGGAACTATCGAAGAAGCGATCGAAGCAGGACAAAAAATGTTAGCTGATAACGCATAATAATGCTAATTGCTGATAGCCAACAGCTATTAGCCAAAAGCCAAAAGCAAATAAAATGAATATAAAAATTTTAACACCAGAATACGTAGTTTTTGAAGGAGAAGTAGACTCAGTATTATTGCCTGGGAAAAATGGTGAATTCCACATCATGCATAACCACGCAGGAATCGTTTCTTCTTTAATCGGTGGTAAAGTAAAATTGTATGCTAAATCTATCGATGAAGCCTATTCAAAATACTTTACGAAAGAGAATGAGAAAGATTCAGTTTTCTCTTACCCTATCAAAAGCGGTGTTGTAGAATTTAATCATAATAAAGGAATTATCCTTTGTGAATAATTAAATGAAAAGCTAAATATATTTTCAAGAAAGTGTAACAATTCGTTACACTTTTTTTATTTTTGTATGAATTTGGTTTTATGAAGGGATTTTTAATTATTTTACTGTCTGTTTTAGGAGCATTTTTTAATGCGCAAACCGTTAAAATTAAAAGAGGAATTGTTGATCTTGAAGGAATTCATGTCGCAAAGCTGTCTAATAAAGGAGGAGTGTATACTTTTATGGATCTTAAAGAAACCCCAATTTATACGATAGAATTTGTAGATAAAACGGTGGTAGATTCTGTACGGGACAGTTATATTAAGCTTAAAAGAGTTTACAATCAGGATAAAACGCTCGATCTGGACTATATTTCGCCATCTGCATTTTCAGGTGAAGAAAAGTCGGCAGCTTACACTTGTGTTAAAAGTCTGAAAATTATTGATGAAAGAGGAATCAATATTAAAAACTTAGATGAACTTTTTAAAAATTCCCCTAAAAGAAAACTGGATACGAAAACGAAAGATGCTTATACCATCCGAACTAAAATTGATAAATTAAATATTACGATCAATAATGTAGGTGAAATTTTAAGTAACGGAAAACCAGTTGGTTATTTCACTAATTTACCTGCAAGTTTTGGCTCTGATGACACCATTACGGATAAAACTTTTGTTGATATTGAAATTTATGATGCGAACAGCAAATACATCGGAAAATACATCACAACAACAAAACAGATTAAATCTGCGGGAGGAAAAACCTTTACTCTGTACCGCGAAATGTCCGGAAGAGCATCAATTTTAAAGTTCCCAACCTACAAAGCTATTGCCGAAAGAATGGCCATTATGGATCCGAACTTTATAAAAATTCAGGAAAAAGTAATTGTGGGTGAAGTCACAAAAGACGGTGTTCAAAAGTAAAAATCATCAATAGGAAAGGGCTTTAGCCTGTTTAACACCGATATAAATTCTATTGGCTTTAGCCAAAACTTAAAAAAGCTTCAGATATTTTGAAGCTTTTTCTATTTCATTTTTCTGGTTAGAACTTGTAAATAATTTAAGCCTAAGATTTTTTTAATCTACAAATTCAAAATCACTCCGTTCTCTTTCAACTGCTGCATCGGTTTAGAAAACCAGAATAATTCAAAATCTTCAAAACTTTCTTCGAATTGAGACTTTAATTGTTGCAGAGTTGGCTTTTTTAAATTTTCAATTGGATATTCATCAAACATTTTCATAAGCCATTCTGCCTGTTCCTGCTCCAAATCTACACTTACGACATTGGTTTTTAAGTGCGCTGTAATTTTCGTGTACGTATAAATATATTTCTTTTTATTTTTTACGCGATTCTCAGCGATTACGTTTTTAGCTAAAAACAGAACTTTAGAATTTCCTTTAAATGTAAAATCATCTTCTTCCAGAAGACAGTCATGAATATAATCAGGATGAATCGTTGTTCTCGGAATTTTAAAATCAAACCACTCCTGAAGCGGAAGTTCGAAATTAATTCCGTGCA
Encoded proteins:
- a CDS encoding outer membrane lipoprotein-sorting protein — translated: MKKLLLVFVLIISPSFFAQTAKEIIDKNIELSGGLTNWKLLNSVLLQGRVILGIKDEYPIKIYQQRPNLTKTVITISGKDTAIEGYDGSKGYAMNYATNKVQEYAGYVAESFDNDFIDWENKGFEAKYLGKEVVGNIYCHKVELTKNVNKNIYYFDTKNYMLLKEVKKDETLSYSDYKKVGNLSMPFRIESSSAKKDGDYVMLINRIDINKVFPANTFKF
- a CDS encoding glutathione peroxidase, yielding MKKLFLMFLSVVAFFNSCAQKKSEESKAKTKELMGKSIYDFKVDALEEGKQINFADFKGKKILIVNTASECGFTPQYADLEKVAEEFKGKLVVVGFPANNFGGQEPGSNKEIGAFCQKNYGVTFPMAAKVSVKGSDTAPIFQYLTEKDLNGVKNTTILWNFTKFLIDENGKLIDSFVSTTKPTDEAITKYLK
- a CDS encoding ADP-ribosylglycohydrolase family protein, whose product is MDFLDRFEACIMSGAIGDAWGSSYENEVKTDDSQIYYLGKRNIRRRVWSITDDTQMTLATCEVLTEGKFKPENLINKFTQYYRSGNLTGIGASTLKAILDTEAGIHWSQAGRIGEYAAGNGGAMRIAPFAFFQDVTRSDIYEACKVTHRNDEAFAGALAVFLSIKAILNSEWNGKNNLFDIIIPEIPDTNVRDRLIEINSQGNQCSISEISKLGNNGYVVNSVPFAIFCATKILDLGLEKMFQEIIDCGGDTDTNASIAGQITGTLIGTKNIPEELILKLKNLQDYNWIKKIIETTKQKIG
- a CDS encoding NAD(P)H-binding protein → MKALVIGATGATGKDLVNQLLQDKDFEEVNVFVRKSLEIKNDKLKVHIVNFEKPEEWKSEVKGDVAFSCLGTTLKAAGSKEAQRKVDFDYQYEFAKAAKENNVDDYILVSAYGANPQSKIFYSKMKGELEDAVKQLHFNKITIFKPGMLERKDSDRTGEVLGSRIIKFANKLGLLESQKPLPTDVLAKAMINSSKIKSNGYSSIKLGNIFCFAEKSND
- a CDS encoding MmcQ/YjbR family DNA-binding protein; translated protein: MDANEILEYCLSKKGVTESFPFDNETLVLKVGTKVFLLMGLERQPLGINVKTDPEWSAELREQHPQITGAYHMNKTHWNSVVIDGLKKDLILKMIDQSYELVFKSLTKKVKEEILNS
- a CDS encoding bifunctional riboflavin kinase/FAD synthetase, with amino-acid sequence MKVFKNFKDYTTQKPLALSLGMFDGVHLGHKSIIDELINVGSQNDLETAVLTFWPHPRFVFNPDENLKLLNTLEEKKFLMEKYNIENLFLKEFDEEFRNLTGEEFVRQILIEKLNVKYLIIGYDHSFGKNKSGNFELLQKLSKELDFEVEQMEAINIHENNISSTKIRNALSAGNIKEANEMLGYSYSVSGTVVHGKKIGRTIGYPTANIETESIKLLPKKGAYIVEVFVKNQQHKGMLSVGTNPTVNGEKLTVEVYILDFEGDIYDEEITVKFRDFLHDEIKFEGLEKLIERLDDDKRLTEEFNF
- the atpD gene encoding F0F1 ATP synthase subunit beta — translated: MANQIKGKISQIIGPVIDVVFSDVEAVPAIYDALEITKENGEKVVLEVEQHIGEDTVRCIAMDATDGLKRGRDVIGYGNPIMMPIGEAVNGRLFNVVGDAIDGLQNISNEGGLPIHRPAPKFDQLSTSAEVLFTGIKVIDLIEPYAKGGKIGLFGGAGVGKTVLIQELINNIAKGHGGLSVFAGVGERTREGNDLLREMLESGIIKYGDDFMHSMENGGWDLSKVDLEAMKDSKAAFVFGQMNEPPGARARVALSGLTLAEYYRDGGESGQGRDVLFFVDNIFRFTQAGSEVSALLGRMPSAVGYQPTLASEMGAMQERITSTKNGSITSVQAVYVPADDLTDPAPATTFAHLDATTVLDRKIASLGIYPAVDPLASTSRILAPEIIGEEHYNCAQRVKEILQRYKALQDIIAILGMEELSEEDKSVVYRARKVQRFLSQPFHVAEQFTGIPGSLVDIKDTIKGFNMIIDGELDHLPEAAFNLKGTIEEAIEAGQKMLADNA
- a CDS encoding FoF1 ATP synthase subunit delta/epsilon, coding for MNIKILTPEYVVFEGEVDSVLLPGKNGEFHIMHNHAGIVSSLIGGKVKLYAKSIDEAYSKYFTKENEKDSVFSYPIKSGVVEFNHNKGIILCE